The stretch of DNA CATCATCGGGGGTTCCATAAATACTATCGCCGGAGGATGTCAGCCATTGGGGATAGTTCAGATACGTTATAAGCGTATCGGGGCCGTCGGTATCAGCAAAATCAGCTCGATAGCTGAAATAAATGCCGCCGGAAGCTTCGGTTTGAATGGCCGACAGAATTTCGGGAGGATCATTCTGCGGTGATTCGACTGATTTCTCCTTGCCGCAAGTGCAAATCAATAATAGAATGGCCCCAAATAATATTGCGGATGACTTCACGAATAGAGATTTTGATGAGAACATCGGCTTTTCCCCTATTAAGTTTGGCGTGACATTATAATTTATTAATCGGCCGGGACAACAGCAACCATAAAGCATGCAAAAGACTGAGTAAATGAAAAAAACCTGAATTGCTTCAGGTTTTAATTTATGGAGGGGGGAGGATTCGAACCTCCGAAGGCTTCGCCGACAGATTTACAGTCTGTTCCCTTTGGCCGCTCGGGAACCCCTCCAAATATATTTTTCTTATCGGCCGCCTCTCTAATCCCTTCAGCTTAATAAAGCCGGCGAAGGGACTCGAACCCCCGACAGGCTGATTACAAATCAGCTACTCTACCAACTGAGTTACGCCGGCGCCGATAAATAGAAAGCTATTATATATATTTTTACGAATATGTCAAGCCAAATAATCAGCCCTATTTTAATCGGCGGAATGATAGTGCATCGGCCCGGCTATATTTTTCTTTTCCACTTGGTTCCGGCCGGAGTATCCTCGAGGATGATGCCTTGCTGCAGGAGATCATCCCTGATTTTATCGGCGGCGGCAAAATCGCGCCGTTTTTTGGCCTCTACCCTCTTCTGGATGAGAGCTTCTATCTCGTCGTCGATGCCTTCTTCGGCGCGAGGCAGGAAATCGAGAACGGTATCAATCTTTTTCAGGACCTTGAGCGCCCTATCGCGTTCGTCGGCCGAGAGTTTATTTTCGGCCTTAAGACGGTTGATATCCCGGATGAAATCGAAGACTTCAGCCAGTGCCGCCGAGATATTGAGGTCATCATCGAGCGATGATTCGAAACCGGACAGCAGTTTGTCAATGTACGTGTCGGCTTCACCGGAGGATTTTCCGCCGGGGTAATCGGCCAGATTATTGTGGAAGTCGGTATATCGCTCGAGGGCATTGGCGGCCGCTTCGATGCGTTCGAAAGTAAAATTAAGCTGCTGGCGGTAATGAGTGGACAGCAGCGCATACCTGACGGCGATAGCCGAATAGCCGCGTTCCATGACCTGGCGAAGGGTATAGAAATTATTCAGCGATTTGGCCATTTTGCGGCCATCAACAACCAGGTGCTCACTGTGAAGCCACAGGATTGCGAACGGTTTTCCGGTGGCGCCTTCGGATTGGGCGATTTCGTTTTCATGGTGCGGGAAGATATTATCGACCCCGCCGGTATGTATATCGAAGGTTTCGCCGAGGTATTTCATCGACATGACGGAGCATTCCAGATGCCATCCGGGACGGCCCTTTCCCAATTCGGTCTCCCAATAGACATCGCCATCGTTTTCATCCCAGGCTTTCCAGAGGGCGAAATCGGAAACCGATTCTTTTTCATATTCGTCCGAGGCGACCCGCGCGCCGGGTTTCAATCCTTCAAGGTCAATATGAGATAATTTTCCGTAGCCGTTGAATTTAGCGATGGAAAAATAGAAATTACCCTCAACTTCGTAGGCGAGGCCCTTTTGCATCAGGGTCCCGACCATCGCAACCATCTCGGGAACATGAGTGGTGGCTTCGGGATAATGCTCGGCGCGTTCGATGCGAAGGGTATCGATATCTTCGAAGAAGGCCTTTTTGTATTTGGACGTGTATTCATCAAGGGAAATACCCAGTTCGCGCGATTTCCTTATGGTTTTATCATCGATATCGGTCAGGTTCATCACCTGAGTGACTTTGTATCCTTTGTACTTGAGATATCGGCGCAGGAGATCTTCGAACATGTAAGTCCTGAAGTTGCCGATATGGGCGTAGTCGTGGACGGTCGGGCCGCAGGTGTACATCCGGACATGATTATCTTCGAGGGGTGAGAATTCTTCCTGTTTGCGAGTCATTGTATTTGTCAGTCGGAGCGACATATCGATTTCCTCATGCAGCGGTCAATGAGTCCACTGTCTTTTTATTCAATTTTTTAATAACGGCCACGGCCAGTTTCACAATGTTGTCATAATCTTTACGATAGATGATGCTGTTGTGCGAGTGGATGTATCTGGTTTCGATTCCGACAAAGACGGTCGGGACGCCGGAACGACTGACATGGATGGCGGCACCGTCGGTGGTTCCCCTTAACAAAGATGTCAGGTGGTAGGGAATTTTGTTTTCCTCGGCGGTTTTCATGAATAACTCGCGGAGTCTCTGATTGGGGATCATGCCGCCGTCATAGACCAGAATGGCGGCCCCTGCCCCCAATTTTTCCGATACTTTGCTGCCATCGGGAGGAATATCGCGGGCGACGGTAACGTCGAGAATGACGGCCACATCAGGATCGACCGTGTGGGCGACAGTCTTGGCGCCGCGAAGGCCGACCTCTTCCTGAACCGTTCCGGCGCCATAGATAGTATTGGGATGGGCGGTTTTCTGGAAATGGCGAAGAATATCGATGACCATGGCGCAGGCGACGCGGTTATCCAGGGCCTTGCCGAGATACATCTGGTTATGATTCATGACGGTAAATTTGGAATCGGGGATAATCGGATCACCAACTTTGACGCCCAGTTTTTTCTTGATGTCATATTTTTCCATGGTTCCGACATCGATGAACATCTCATCGATGTCGAGGACCTTTTCGCGGTCCTTCGCCTTCAGCAGATGGGGCGGTGTCGAGCCGACGACGCCGAGGACGGGACCCTTGGAAGTCATGATCCAGACGCGCTGGGCGAGGGCGACATGTCCCCACCAGCCGCCCAAAGGGAGAAACTTGATGAAGCCGTCGCTGGTGATTTCCCTGACCATAAAACCGATTTCATCGAGGTGTCCGGCCACGACCACCCGGGGTGAATCGGAGGTACCCTTTTTGCGGCCGATAATGGAACCCAGCTTGTCAAAGCTGATGTCGGCCAGGCCCTTCATATAGCGGGCCATCACTTCTCTGGCGGCTCCTTCATGACCGGAGATGCCAAAGGCATTGGTTATATCCTGCAATAGAATTTCGGTCTGATCCATGATCACTCCTTTTTATTCGAAAATTTGCCAAAAATGGAATATACGATTATCTAATGAAATCGTCAAACTAATCCGCGATATAATCAAGAAGTTTTGTCAATGATTCTACGACAATCTGCCCCGGTTTCATCGGGTCGGGGTATTCTCTTCCGGCACGATATTTTATGATCGTGTGCATCCCGGC from candidate division Zixibacteria bacterium HGW-Zixibacteria-1 encodes:
- a CDS encoding cysteine--tRNA ligase, which gives rise to MSLRLTNTMTRKQEEFSPLEDNHVRMYTCGPTVHDYAHIGNFRTYMFEDLLRRYLKYKGYKVTQVMNLTDIDDKTIRKSRELGISLDEYTSKYKKAFFEDIDTLRIERAEHYPEATTHVPEMVAMVGTLMQKGLAYEVEGNFYFSIAKFNGYGKLSHIDLEGLKPGARVASDEYEKESVSDFALWKAWDENDGDVYWETELGKGRPGWHLECSVMSMKYLGETFDIHTGGVDNIFPHHENEIAQSEGATGKPFAILWLHSEHLVVDGRKMAKSLNNFYTLRQVMERGYSAIAVRYALLSTHYRQQLNFTFERIEAAANALERYTDFHNNLADYPGGKSSGEADTYIDKLLSGFESSLDDDLNISAALAEVFDFIRDINRLKAENKLSADERDRALKVLKKIDTVLDFLPRAEEGIDDEIEALIQKRVEAKKRRDFAAADKIRDDLLQQGIILEDTPAGTKWKRKI
- a CDS encoding peptidase M28; the encoded protein is MDQTEILLQDITNAFGISGHEGAAREVMARYMKGLADISFDKLGSIIGRKKGTSDSPRVVVAGHLDEIGFMVREITSDGFIKFLPLGGWWGHVALAQRVWIMTSKGPVLGVVGSTPPHLLKAKDREKVLDIDEMFIDVGTMEKYDIKKKLGVKVGDPIIPDSKFTVMNHNQMYLGKALDNRVACAMVIDILRHFQKTAHPNTIYGAGTVQEEVGLRGAKTVAHTVDPDVAVILDVTVARDIPPDGSKVSEKLGAGAAILVYDGGMIPNQRLRELFMKTAEENKIPYHLTSLLRGTTDGAAIHVSRSGVPTVFVGIETRYIHSHNSIIYRKDYDNIVKLAVAVIKKLNKKTVDSLTAA